GAGCACCCAGGAGTACGTGAGCGCCCTAGCGCGAACGAGTGATCGGAGGCCCCCCGGCCGGAGAGAGCGGTGCTCCGCACCCGCGTCAGATGGGAGCGCCAGCGAGCAGCCTGACCACCCGTTTTGAGGGTCGACCGTCCAGGGAGATCGCGAAGCGACAAGGCGCAAAAACCAAGGAGGAACGACGCGGTGCGCCGCAGCCCGCAAAGCGGGTGGTCAGGGTGCGAGCATCCCTGACGCGGGTGCGGGTGAATTTTTCGTGAGTGAGGCGTCCAGCCGAGGGGTAGAAAAAGAGGGTATGCCAGGAGCCCTAGCGACGGAAATACCCTTGAGACGTAGTGGCGTCCAGCAAACGCAGTCTCTTGAAACGATATTTTTCGCGCCGAAAAATTCGTTTGTGAGCATTGTCGATAAGGCAATGTGAATGCTTTCATATGGCAGATTATATGGGAGATCGCATAGCAGTTTCAATGCAAACCCAAAAAGGCATATAATCTCCCATATGAAATGCCATGTCGTTGAGCAGTTGTAGAACTACAACCGCCCTGCTCTACGACAAAGTTGTAGAACTACAACCGAGGCCAAACCTCGGAAAGTTGTAGAACTACAACCGCGAGCGGAGACGATATCAGCGCTGAGGTAGAACGCAAAATGAGGCTTGAACAACGGGTAAACGAGAAGGAGGATAGCTAGGTATGCAAGAGCTAGCTTTGCAATTTCTGGACTGGTTTTATGACTGGGTAAACCCGTGGTACTACCTCTGCGTCGCGCTGATTTTTTTCGGCTTCGCGTTGCTTGGCACACGCCCATTTGTCGTGAACCAACTCGACAAATATTCCCTCGGCGAATTGATCGTGATCCGAATTCGGCAGGTGTGTGGCTATGGCGCAATCTTCATATTTTTCATACTGCCAGCTTTCGTGTTCTACGTTGGGTGGGCCATCACCCAAGAACCGACTGCGCTGTATCTCGAAAAATTTGCGCGTTTCATGTGGAACGAATATCTCGATATTTGGACACTGCCGATCATTGGTTGGCTCGCCGGATTTCTGTTGTCGCTGCTTCACGCACGCGTAATTGTTCCACGCTGGTCATCGCTGAAAAGGCGATGGTCCGTGAAACAATCCGGCGACGAGCTGAGTGATATTCGTGCCATGAAGGGCAAGATTGAGACCAACCAATACGACCCGACGAAGCACTACAAGAAGGGGCATATTTTTTACGGATTGGATAAATCCGGAAAACCAATTTACGACACGGACGAAGATTGGCGCGAGCGACATCAACGGTATGTCGGGCCGACACAAGTCGGTAAGGGTATCGAGTTCGGGGTGCAATTAGACCAGGCGATTCGCAAGGGATATTGCGTGATTTTTGTGGACCCCAAACCGGATAAACACGCTCGAGCGATCATGGCAAAAGCCTGTGAAGCGACAGGGCGTAGGTTAGTCACTTTGGATTTGCGCGACGCGGGCAAAGGCAAATACGCGCCATTCGCCGGAGGCGATGCGCGAGACCGTAGGGCACGACTGCTGCATGTGATCGGTCTCGCCGACACCGGCGGTGACGCGGATTACTACAAAGCGAATGAGCGTGAGGTCATCGACGCTTTGTTCGGTAAATGGGATGGCACAGTAGGCCATCTACGCAAGCTGCTCAACGATCCTAAAGTGCGTGATTCGGTGAGCCGAAGCCGTAGTTACATCAACGAGATTATGGCGATTTCGACGTTCCAGACGACGCCAGCGCGTCCTGGCTTCTCGGTTGAACGTAGCTTGCTTGAGGACGCGGTTGTTTACATTCGCGGCGACCTGGACGACACCGTTGTTAACAGCATCACGACCAGTCTGCTCATGGAGATTGTGCAAGAGCTGAAGCGGCTGCACACGCAACGCAAGACGCATTGCTTCGTAGCGATCGATGAGGTTGCGTTCTTGATCTCTGAGAAAGTCGCAGACGCACTAGCGACGATTGCGGGATTCAACGCAAACATGGCGCTTGCTTATCAATCCGAAGGGGATCTGTTGAACCTCAAGGACAAAACGATGAACGCGCGAGCGATTTCGCAGCGCGTGAAAGTCAATTGCAAGACCTCGCTGTATTACATGGCGAAGGATGCGGAAACCGCAGAAGTGATGGCCGAAGAATCCGGCACCATTCAAAAGTCCGTCACGTTCAGTCAAGGCGTCGATGTGGGTCGCCACCAGGAAGAAACGTGGGAGAACAAACGCTCAGTACGCAAGGCCGAAGAAAACCTAATCACGCCGAATGAGGCGATGATGTTGCCGAAGCAAGTAGGGATTCTGTATCGGCCGAACGAACTGGCAACCCACGTGTTCACGTCCTGGGTCAGCGTCGATCTGGATCGATACGGCGAACAGGCTTCGCCGGTGCCGCAAAAGGACGCCTCAGACGGAGCAGGGCGCGCGGAGAGCGATTTGAAGGACGAGAGCGAGCCGGTAGAGGCAGAAACCGCCTCAGACGCGCATACAGAGGCAGCAGAGGATACAGACGAGCCTATGGACCTTGGCGACGGCTTAGACCTGCCAACAGGCCACAGGCGCAAACACGCGCCTTCTGCGCCTCGAACGAAGTCGATTGATATTGATGATTTTGGACCGAAAGGATCGTAGATGCGCCCACTGCCATCCGTGGCTTGAGGCGATTAGGGAAGCCTCGAATCAAGAGGTTTCAATACGGTACTGTCGCGACGAATGAAATTGTCGCACCCATTTTGAAAATATTTTTCACAAGCGCCGTTGTAGTTCTACAACTGGCGGTAAAACACAGGCAAAAAAAAGGAACCCGAAGGTTCCTTTTTGTGTATTTGCTATGAAAGCAAACAGATGAGCTCGCTATGAAGCGGTGCCATCCATGTCTACGTGGTGTTCGTAGACACTGTTAGCCAGACAGACTCGGTAGTAGTCAAACATGCGTTTAACAAATACCGTGTCAGGCGAATGCGAAATTTCGCAATACTTATCTCGCTTACCTTTGTGGTAGTACAAGATGAGCATCGTTTCGCACTTACTCAAAGCCATCACGTAATCTTCTGCTACGAGAGCTTCTTTAGAATCGATCGGAATCGACGCTTCAGAAGTTCGGCCAAAGCCACGCGTAACCGGACTTGTTTCATATTCACCGTGAAACGGAGAACAATGAAGACGAAAGCCATTTTCGAGCAAGTAGTTACACTGCTCGCGAAAACCCAATGATTTGCCAAAGCCAACCTTAGGTGACCGACGAAAATCGTCGACGTGTCGTGTGAGAAGCATAAAAGCCTCCTTACAATTATCACATGTGATTATTGATGCCACTTTTCAACTAGCCGAGAGTGACGGTTGCTAGTGCTTGCAAATGTAGCAAAAAACGCTTGATTTTTCACTCGGGATTCGCGTGGGGTAGCGCGAATTGAGATAGGCATCAGTTGATCGAAACGGTTTTTAGAATCTCGATTGCTTTGTCTCTCACTGCAACGACACGATCAATCGTTGAGACATCAAGATTCGATTTCAGCGCTGCGGCCGCTAGTGAATCGATCTGTAAGAACAGTTCGCGAAGGGTGGCCTGGTCGATCGGCGATGATTGACTATCGTCAATTTCACGACGCAAATCTGCGAGTGCTGCGCGAGCACTCTGCAAGATTATTTGACCGTGATGTAGCCGTTCCAAACCAAGTTAGTTCGCTTGTTTGGCGAGTGAGAAAACCGATTCAATGATCGATCGTAGGGGCGTGAGCAATTGCTTTGAAAGTTTCGCGTACTGCTTGTGCTCTATGGCGTTGTGATCTTTCAAACAGACCAGCTTGCCTCGAGCGGCATCGAAGTCTTGAAGGATCTGCAACACGGCAAGGAACATCTTATTGTTCCAGGTCACGTCGAAACTCAACCCCGAACCTGGCCGTGACGGTAGTCGTTTTTCCGCCGGTAGATCGTTAAACGCTTCTTCAATGGCCGCTACAGTATCGTCAAACCGTGTTTGGTTTGAACCAATCAGTTTGACTAACTCCTGCAGGGCGTCAGTCGCGGCCGCATCGTCCTGTGCGGACTTGCGATAAAGAATGCCGATGATGCTGCCGCATTTGATGAGGTCTTTGTCTCGCAGCCCCGTATTGAAATCGGTGGCACGGCGATCAAAGATCGTCGCCGCCAGCGGGTCATTGAACGTTACCGTTCCGTAGACGTGTGCTTTAGTTTTCCGTTTTGGTGGCTGCGTCATTGGCTGGTTCGTAGCGTTGTCCAGACTCGACCACTTTAAGTAGCTCAACCACAACAGCCTTAAAGCCAGTGTCTAGCGCATCATCCGACTCGCAGGGTTCGCGATCAGGATGAAAGAAGGTGATGAGTGCTTGGGCTTCCTCGCGTGTCATGGCGAGGTCGGGTGGAAGCGGGGTATTTTTCTTGGTTTTGTTTTTCGGTTTCTTGTCGCCGGCGTTCTTGGCGTCTTTCTGAGCGGCAAGCACTTCACCAACCGTCGCGTCTCCGGACGCGAGGTTTTCCAATATCGCCGGACGATTGTCTTCATCGATCTTAGCCAGCGAATGCAAACGCGCCGGATCACGCACGGTTCCAGTTTCCGCAAACTCCTGCACATCGAGGGGCAGTTCTAACAGTCCCAACATGCGGCTTAACCAGGCTTTATCTTTGCCGGTACTCGCCATAATTTCTTCGCGTGTAATGCCGCCATCGATGCGGCGTTTCAACGCGCGCGCGAGCTCCATCGGAGCGAGGCCAAGCCGTGAGAAGTTTTCGGTGAGCATATCCATCGAACGTTGTTTTTCATCGGTGTTCAATCTCAGCAACGCAGGGATCGTTTCTTTCTCGGCCGCGATGGATCCGCGATACCGAACTTCACCGGCGATAATCATGTACCGACCAGGTACGTGCTCGTAGACTTCAATCGGTCGGCGAACGCCGTTCGCTTTGATGCTCTCAGTCATCGACGCTACGTGCGCTTTTGTTTCTTCGCTGTCCCAACTGTGTCGATCCTGATCGGGATCGGGGTCGACGTCGGTCAGCAGCAATTCAACGAGTCGGTCAGTTTCTTCTTGCTCGAGGAAATCTGAGATACCCGACATCATTGTGCTTTTGTCATTCATGCGTGAGCCTCCGCGACGTCTTCAAACTTGAATCCGGCGCGCCCTAACAACTCGTTAGCGAACGCTTCAATTTCATTGCGAGCAACCTGCGATCCGCGGCCGCGAGCATCTTGAACCGATTGACCATCCTCGGCGGCGCCGATGGCGTCACGCAATCCGAACATGCCCAGGATCATGCCCGGGCCAATGGATTGCAGTTCCTCAAACACAGCGCGTTGCTTCGTGCTGTTCGGTTCTGGCTGACCGGCAGCATTCGTGCGAATGCCTCGAATTCGATTCGGCAAAAAACCCTCGAATTTCAGTCCCGCATTGATCGAACCGCGCACGCTCTTAATCAGGTCCATCACTTCCTTAAACGCGCGTACAGAATACTTCTGTAGTTCGATCGGCGAGTAGACGTGGTTGGATGCGCCAAGCGCGGAAGCAAGCACGGTGCTTGTTGATCCTGGGGTATCAATCAACACCAGGTCGTAGCGATCGGGGAATTGTTCACCGATGCGTTCCTTGAGACACATCATCACTTTCAAATCCTTCGATTCGGACAGACGCGATAAATACGCATCGGCCGGTAGGATGCTCAGATTATCGCGAATAGGAATCGGAGTAATCGGCCCATCCTCGACCATCAACTGATAGGTCGTGTCGTGATTTTCGATTTCATCGATGTCATCGAAAAATGAGACCGTGAGACTCGCCTGTACGTCGGCATCGATCAACAGGGTTCGGAGTCCATGTTCAGCCGCGTAGTGGCCCAACATGGCGATGGTCGTAGTTTTGCCTACGCCACCCTTGACTGATGCAACGCTGATTACTTTCATAGGATTTGTCTCTCAGGTAGTTTGCAATATTGCAATATTATCATATTGCAAGAACGCATCAAGCAAAACTATGATCCAGCTCGACACCGGTCATGCCGGTGGACTCCGCCCAGGTCATTGCTCGGTGCGGATCACGCATCATTCGGATGCCGCCGCGAAATGTGTGAATCTCGAATTTTTTTCGTGCGCCCTTCGCATGGAGCGCGTACTGGTTGATCGTTGGGTCGTACTCAAGAATGAGTTTGAATTTTTCGCCGTCCTTGATTCTCTGCTTGAGTTCGCCTTCAAGAATTGTCAGTTCGGATGTTTCAGACATGGACTCTCATCTAGTCATTGGTTAGTCGGAAGGTTCTCGTAGGCGCAGGCAAAACAACAATATTGCCATATGATAACTCTGTACGAGTTGTAGTTCTACAACTTCGTGAGCGAAGCGAGCGCTTTAACCAGGCCGATAGGCCGAGCAAGTTGTGTAGTGCCGTAGGCTGAAGTTGGCGTGGCTTGCCACGACATTAATTCTGCGCGAAGCGCCATTTTCTTCGAGGCTGTGTAGTGAACGCTGAAACTTATCCACCGTTTTCGGTCGCTAATATCAGGCCAGTAACC
This window of the Pseudomonadota bacterium genome carries:
- a CDS encoding type IV secretory system conjugative DNA transfer family protein, yielding MQELALQFLDWFYDWVNPWYYLCVALIFFGFALLGTRPFVVNQLDKYSLGELIVIRIRQVCGYGAIFIFFILPAFVFYVGWAITQEPTALYLEKFARFMWNEYLDIWTLPIIGWLAGFLLSLLHARVIVPRWSSLKRRWSVKQSGDELSDIRAMKGKIETNQYDPTKHYKKGHIFYGLDKSGKPIYDTDEDWRERHQRYVGPTQVGKGIEFGVQLDQAIRKGYCVIFVDPKPDKHARAIMAKACEATGRRLVTLDLRDAGKGKYAPFAGGDARDRRARLLHVIGLADTGGDADYYKANEREVIDALFGKWDGTVGHLRKLLNDPKVRDSVSRSRSYINEIMAISTFQTTPARPGFSVERSLLEDAVVYIRGDLDDTVVNSITTSLLMEIVQELKRLHTQRKTHCFVAIDEVAFLISEKVADALATIAGFNANMALAYQSEGDLLNLKDKTMNARAISQRVKVNCKTSLYYMAKDAETAEVMAEESGTIQKSVTFSQGVDVGRHQEETWENKRSVRKAEENLITPNEAMMLPKQVGILYRPNELATHVFTSWVSVDLDRYGEQASPVPQKDASDGAGRAESDLKDESEPVEAETASDAHTEAAEDTDEPMDLGDGLDLPTGHRRKHAPSAPRTKSIDIDDFGPKGS
- a CDS encoding ParB/RepB/Spo0J family partition protein; this encodes MNDKSTMMSGISDFLEQEETDRLVELLLTDVDPDPDQDRHSWDSEETKAHVASMTESIKANGVRRPIEVYEHVPGRYMIIAGEVRYRGSIAAEKETIPALLRLNTDEKQRSMDMLTENFSRLGLAPMELARALKRRIDGGITREEIMASTGKDKAWLSRMLGLLELPLDVQEFAETGTVRDPARLHSLAKIDEDNRPAILENLASGDATVGEVLAAQKDAKNAGDKKPKNKTKKNTPLPPDLAMTREEAQALITFFHPDREPCESDDALDTGFKAVVVELLKVVESGQRYEPANDAATKTEN
- a CDS encoding ParA family protein, which codes for MKVISVASVKGGVGKTTTIAMLGHYAAEHGLRTLLIDADVQASLTVSFFDDIDEIENHDTTYQLMVEDGPITPIPIRDNLSILPADAYLSRLSESKDLKVMMCLKERIGEQFPDRYDLVLIDTPGSTSTVLASALGASNHVYSPIELQKYSVRAFKEVMDLIKSVRGSINAGLKFEGFLPNRIRGIRTNAAGQPEPNSTKQRAVFEELQSIGPGMILGMFGLRDAIGAAEDGQSVQDARGRGSQVARNEIEAFANELLGRAGFKFEDVAEAHA